A window of Peromyscus eremicus chromosome 7, PerEre_H2_v1, whole genome shotgun sequence contains these coding sequences:
- the LOC131914094 gene encoding olfactory receptor 7D11 has product METENHTLVSEFLILGFSDDPGLQPILFGLFLSTYLVTVLGNLLIILAVSCDSHLHTPMYFFLSNLSFIDICFISTTIPKMLVNIWSQRKDISYTECLTQVYFFNTFAGMDNFLLTLMAYDRFVAICHPLNYTVIMNSRVCALLVLIFWIIMFWVSLTHILLMNELNFSRGTEIPHFFCELAQVLKVANSDTQINTVFMYVVTSLLGVIPMTGILMSYSQIVSSLLKMSSTVSKYKAFSTCGSHLCVVSLFYGSGLGVYFSSSVVHSSQRRMLASLMYTVISPMLNPFIYSLRNKDVKGALGELFIKVASCPSWIIDIRTKFILRTLRQIL; this is encoded by the coding sequence ATGGAAACAGAGAACCACACACTGGTATCAGAATTTCTCATCCTCGGTTTCTCAGATGATCCAGGACTGCAGCCCATCCTCTTTGGACTGTTCCTGTCCACGTACCTGGTCACAGTGCTTGGGAACCTGCTCATCATCCTGGCTGTCAGCTGTGACTCCCAcctccacacccccatgtacttcttcctctccaATCTGTCCTTTATTGACATCTGTTTCATCTCAACTACAATACCAAAGATGCTGGTGAACATATGGTCACAGAGAAAAGACATCTCCTACACAGAATGCCTTACACAggtatatttttttaatactttcgCTGGAATGGATAATTTTTTACTCACTTTAATGGCCTATGATCGCTTTGTAGCCATCTGTCATCCCCTCAATTACACTGTTATCATGAACTCTCGGGTGTGTGCCCTTCTGGTCCTGATTTTTTGGATCATTATGTTCTGGGTATCCCTGACTCATATTCTATTGATGAATGAACTGAACTTCTCCCGAGGCACTGAAATCCCACATTTCTTCTGTGAACTGGCTCAAGTTCTCAAGGTAGCCAACTCTGACACTCAAATCAATACTGTTTTTATGTATGTGGTGACTTCCCTGCTAGGTGTGATTCCTATGACTGGAATTCTTATGTCTTACTCACAGATTGTCTCTTCCTTATTAAAGATGTCCTCTACTGTGAGTAAGTACAAAGCCTTTTCCACCTGTGGGTCTCACCTCTGTGTAGTCTCCTTGTTCTATGGGTCAGGACTTGGAGTTTACTTCAGTTCTTCTGTTGTCCATTCTTCCCAGAGAAGAATGCTTGCCTCATTGATGTATACTGTGATCAGCCCCATGCTGAACCCCTTCATCTATAGCCTGAGAAACAAGGATGTGAAAGGTGCCCTTGGAGAACTTTTCATCAAAGTTGCCTCTTGTCCATCTTGGATCATTGACATCAGAACTAAATTCATATTGAGAACTCTAAGGCAAATTTTATGA